The sequence below is a genomic window from Sphingobacterium sp. ML3W.
CCCTTACTAGCATACATAATATTTAGATGGTGCTGATCCACAACTTTTTTAATCAATCGTCTGGACTTCAAAACTTCAATCTGATCTGTGACAAAAGATGAAGAACGCCCACCTCCTAAACCTAAGCTACTACTTAATTCAGCAATACCTGCCAATTCACCCGCCGAGCCGCTGCGCTCATCTTTCAACAAAATTTTTGCAGTAGTATTATAAGTCTTTTGCGCGTAACGCAGATATATCACAGCAATTCCTACTGAAAGTAGAATAGCAAACACAAACCATCTCCAATAATAGGCATATTGCTCAAAAAGCTGCCTTAAATTAATCTCTTCTCTTTGATTGTCCCTCTGTTGTAAAGGTTGTTGTTCCATCATGTTGTTTAGCGTGTCAATACAGATATTACAGTAATTAAAAGGCCTGCAATTGAAATAATAATATTTGTATTAGCCCCTAATTTAGAATTATTGATTTGTGACTTATTTGGTTCTACATAAATCACATCATTTTGTGCTAAGTAGTAATAAGGTGAATTTAAAGTTTCTTGTTTTGTCAAATCCAAACGATGCATAGACTTTTGTCCGTTCACTTCACGAATCAAAGTCACATTTTCACGTACGCCACGAATGGTCAAATCTCCCGCCATACCCAAGGCTTCTAAAACCGTGAGACGTTCAGTTGGCATAATAAACGATCCTGGTCTAGCAACTTCTCCCAAGACAGAAACACGAAAATTATTAAAATTCATATTGACTCCCGGATCTTTTATATATTGACTTAATTCTTTTCGCAATTTTTCGATAGCTTCCAAGCGAGTTAAACCTTCTATATGAACAAGACCCAACATAGGAAGGGTTATATCTCCTTTATCATCAACCGTATAAGTTGGTCGCAGAGCCATATCAACAGCTTGTGACATATTACTTGTAGTCATGGTACTTAAGGGATTAAAAGGGGCTGTTACTTTTGGATCTGCAGCCGTAACAACAATGGTTAAGATATCATTTTTTTGTATCTTAGGTACATATTGCTCATAGACGGTAGTAATCTGTGTAGAATCAGGCTGAAAATACACCATGCTCTTTCGAGATCCGCACGAACTAAAAACCATTAGGATAACTGTTAGCATCACTAAGGTAAAACCACACTTTGAAATTAATCGCATGTTCTATTCAAATTATAAGATTTATTCTGCTTAATATAATGACAAAAATATATTATTTTACTCACACTATCCCAATTAAATATCAATTTAAAAAAGATTTTCATCAAACACCACCACATTAGCAATATTTGTGCCTAAATATTAAAATGCTTTTGAGAGTCTAATAAAAACTACAATTATAAACCTCTTATTTTTATTATAGCAATATTTTAATAAATATTTTTGGATGTATCAAGTTTACAACAATTTGATGGATAATAAAAATCAGGAAGTATTTCTGCAATTACTAAGGATTGGACCTTGGGGAAAAGGTACTTTATTAATAAGACAACCGATCTCTAATAAAGATTGGTCTCAAATTTACTCTTGTGCTACTACCCAAACAGTAAGAAGGGTGATTTTTGATAGATTTGTTCATTTAGAAGAGTCTCAACTCCCTCCACAATCTTTACGATTACAGTGGACTATACGAATCGTTCAAATTGAGCGATGTAACTACAAGATGAATACAGTTTTGGCAAGTCAATTTAAAAATTTTACAGAATTAGGTCTTGACCCTATTTTACAAAAAGGAGAAGGGGTAGCAAACTGGTATTTAAAACCCGAACATCGTGTCTGTGGCGATATATTGGTATTTTGAAGATTTAGGATATTCGAAAGCGAGGGAATTTATAAAAAATAAAAATCTTAAATTCAAATATACGGCAGCTTTCAGTCTAGACTATGAATGGAATGAAATTAATATTGAACACCATAAGCGTCTTTTTGATATTAAAAGTCCATTCAAATATGAATATTTAAGTAAAATACAAGATAAATATAAGGACAAACAACAAGAACATTGAATTAAAGATTTATCCATCAAAATACTCGCTCCAGAACTCCAAATCCTACAAGTCAACGCACATATTTTAAAGCATATGATTTCTTTTGGAATAGGTTTACGTCAAATCTGCGATGCAGCGCGCTTATACATTACTTATAAGGATCAAATTGACGCCCAAGCATTGTTCCAGATGTATAAAGAAGTTGGTATCTTGAAATGGGTTCATATCTTACATCATATCTTGACCAAACACATCGGATTACCTAATGATGCGCTCCCTTTTTCCTATCCAGAAGATACACAATCTGATTGGATGTTAACAGAAATTTGGCATGGTGGAAATTTTGGTTATTATGATGACCGTTTTGTAAATGGGAAAACAATCAAAACAATTCCTGTTCACCCAGATGGGGCAAAACGTTTATGGAGTAACTTTAAACGTTATTTCCCATATGCACCTCAAGAAGCCATATTTTTTCCCATAATAAAACTCTATTCTAAATTTATTGGAATAGATCGCGATTAATAAATCGATCTTTAACTATATAGTTAAAGATCGATTTATCTAATTATTTACTAAATACCTGCTCTATAGCAGTCTTTATACGTATTCTCTCCTCATCCGTTAGGTTAGAACCAGAGGGTAAACATAAGCCCTTATCAAATAGATCTTCCGCTATATTACTACCATAATATGGAGTTTCTTCGAATACAGGTTGTAAGTGCATAGGTTTCCATAATGGTCTTGATTCTATATTAAACTCCAAGAGCGCCAATCTTAGCTCTTCACGAGTAATTCCAGCTTCAATAGGTTCAATTGTGATTGCGGCCAACCAATGATTCGAATAGAAATCTTCAGAAGGTTCAATAAACACTTTTACGCCAGGGCAAGAAGAAAACAAGTTTACATAAAAATCAGTCATGGCACGACGCGCTTCTACACGATGAGCTAAAACTTCCATTTGACCACGACCTATACCTGCACAAATATTAGACATACGATAATTATATCCAATATGAGAGTGTTGGTAATGAGGAGCATCATCACGTGCTTGGGTCGATAAAAAAACCGCTTTATCTTTATCTTCTTGCGAATGGCAGACTAATGCGCCACCACCTGAGGTAGTTATAATTTTATTACCATTAAAACTCAACACACCAAATCTTCCAAATGTACCACATGCTTTACCTTTATATGTAGACCCTAACGCCTCTGCCGCATCTTCGAGAACCGGTATATCAAATTCGTTAGCGATTGTTAAAATTTCTTCCATTTTTGCAGGCATTCCATATAAATGAACCACAATAATAGCTTTCGGTTTCTTTCCTTTAGCAATACGGTCAGATATAGCATCTCGCAATGCAATTGGGCACATATTCCAAGTATCTCTTTCAGAATCAATAAAAACAGGAATAGCTCCTTGATAGGAAATTGGATTTGCGGAGGCAGAAAATGTCATCGATTGACAAATAACCTCATCGCCATAACCAACTCCACACTCAATTAATGCTAAATGCAAGGCTGCCGTACCAGCAGACAATGCCGCTACTTTAACATCTGCATTTAAAAACTCTTCTAAATCCTCTTCGAAACCATTTACATTTGGTCCTAATGGGGCTACCCAATTCGCATCAAAAGCTTCGTGAATATAATTTAATTCACGCCCTCCCATATGTGGAGATGAAAGCCAAATTTTATCTGACATGATATTTAATATTTATCGTTTTATTTCTTTATTACTTTTCCCGGATTCCCCACTACAGTGCATCCATCAGGAATATCTATAATAATTACAGCTCCCGCGCCTATGGTGCACCATTCACCTATTTTAACACCCTGAATAACAACAGCACCAATCCCGATATGTGTACCCTCTCCGATCATTACATTGCCTGCTAAAGCCGCATTTGGTGATATATGCACAAAGTCTGCGATGACACAGTCATGATCCACAGATGCATTTGTGTTGATAATACAGTGGTCTCCAATGCTAACATCTACATTCACAGTTACGCCTGCCATTATCACAGTTCCTAAACCTATACTTGTTCGTTTAGAAATATGTGATCGAGCATGTATTAATTTAGCATACTCAAAGTTAACATATTCATTTACAATATCTTTTCGAACTTTATTATTTCCGATTGCTATGATTATCTCTACTTTTCTAGAAGGAACCTCATGAAAAACAGGATATTCTAAAACTTTCGTTTTATTGAAGTCTGTATCAAAAAAACCATCAACAACTAGATTATTACTTTCCGCAATTTCTGCGATAACTTTACCATGTCCACTTGCACCAAACAAATACATCTTTAAAAAATTAATTATGTCCGTTAAAAGGTTCAATTGTTACATGCCCGTCTGCCGAGATTCCTTCACTTTTAAATACTTTTTTAAAAGTTGTAAAGAAAACCTTGATATCCGTTGCTAAAGAAATATGATCCACATACCATACATCTAATTCAAACTTCCTATCCCATGAAATGGCATTTCTTCCATTAACTTGTGCCCAACCTGTTATACCAGGTCTTACCTCATGACGACGCTTCTGTGTTTCATTATACAAAGGTAGATATTGAATTAAAAGTGGTCTTGGCCCTATCAATGACATATCCCCTTTTAAAACATTTATTAATTGTGGTATTTCATCTAAGGATGTTTTCCGGACAAAAGCACCTATCGGAGTCAGACGTTCAGCATCTGAAAGCAAATTACCAACAGCATCTTTTTTATCATTCATCGTTTTGAACTTGACAATCTTAAATATCCGACCACCTTTCCCAGGTCTAGCCTGCAAAAAGAATGGCTTTCCATCATTCGCAAAATAAAGTCCTATACAAACGACAACAAATAAAGGTGATAAAAGAAGAAGGCCAAAAAATGAGGCCAAAAAATCAAAAAACCGTTTAAAAAAATGTTTATACATGTTTAAGTCCCTTCTTCTGTAACAAACGATTATATTCAGTCAACAAAGAATTCCATACTACTTTTTGCTCATATCGATCTGTAATCATTTTTCTTGCCTTAGATTTTAGATTATTATAGAAATTTACGTCATCAACAAACCTAATCATAGCTTCAAGAACAACGTCTGCATTTTTCAAAGGGATAATGGTTCCGTTTTGCCCTTCAATAATAATCTCATTACATCCATTTATATTGGATACAATACTGGGTAAACCTAATGATCCTGCCTGCATCACGACATTTGGAAAGCCTTCACGATAACTAGGGAAAACTAAAACATTGGATATCGCAAAATAAGGCCGGACGTCCCTCTGAAAACCTACTGTAATAATACTAGGGTTATTATCAATTTCCACTTGTATCTCTTTATCTAAAGGATCCAGATCGGATTCCAATGATCCTACCAGTAGTAATTTAACATGCGGTTTATTCAACTGCACAAAAGCAGATACCAATTCATTAATCCCTTTATCGCTAACTAAACGACCAATAAAAACAAAAACAAAGTCGTGTTCATTAATCATTAAAGAAGTCTTTAACTTAACTAATTCATCTTCATCCAAATTTTCTCTTGAGAAAAATGAAGTATCAATACCATTTGAAGATCCATTGCAAATTACATTTAGTTTTTCCTTTGATGTATAGTGATTTTGAATAATAAAGTCATATAAACCTTTTGAATTTGGATAGACTCCAGTCGCGGCATCATAAGTCAATTTTTCCACCAAATCCAAAATTTTTCTTTTTATACCAGTTGCCTCCATTAAAGGCATTCCAGCAACTGTATGCAGCCTTATTGGCACACCAGCTAATTTTGCTGCAATCATTCCAATAATACCTGCTTTAGGTGTATGAGTATGAACAATATATGGACGCTCGTTTTTCAAGAAAAAAAAGAGTTGTAATAGTGATTTAAAATCTGCAAAAGGTGTTATTTTTCTTGACATTTTTATTGCAGCAATTCGAATACCTTCTCTATCGCGAACTTCTGCAAGTTCTTCTCCTGGTGAAGATACACCAACAACATCAAAACCATTATCCCCCATAAAACGTAGTTGCCCTTTTAAAAGAAGATTCAGAGAAATTGGTACTGTAGTAATTCTTACAATTTTAGTTTTCATATTACAATTAATTTGCGAAGCTAACTTTCACATTTGCCTTATTCTTAACTAAATTCTTAAGACTATTTTCTTGAATATTATTCCTTAGTGATTTTGATTTACTATCAATAACCTTCAATTGTGAAATATTCACATTAATTCCTTTATCAAAGTTTTCTCCGATAATTAAAGGGCTCTTATTTCCTGATAAAAAGATATTTGATAATGTAATATCACCTTTCGGGGGGAAAGTACCTAAATACCTCCAATGTAGTCCACCGATATTAAGACCATTCTTTGAATAATTTTCAATTAAATTATCACCTATTATACTTACTTGTTGAGCTTTCTTTCCATACAATTTTGCGATAGTGAACATGTAACCATTTTCTGCATTATTAAAACTAAATAGATTACGTAAATTTATCCCTTTAATGTAGTCTAAATTTGAATTTGGTTCAATCACTAATCCAGACATCGGTAAAGTACCATTAGTATTAGAGATTAGAATATTTGTCAATGTAATATTTTCTCCACTCGTTATACTGATTCCATTTCTTCTACAGTTATCAATAACTCCTCCATTAATAGATACATTTTTAGTTCTACGACTAATTTTAGGATCTTGTCCAATGTATATTCCATCACCCCAGCAATCCCTAATATACGGGGAAAAAATTTGAATATTTTCAGAATTTTGAACTCGAATTCCCATCGCCCATTCGCCTTTTCTAGAAACAGAAAATTGTCTATCGCCTTTAATCTTAACATTATATAACTTAACATTTTGTACATTATACAACTTAAGTACTGACAAACTAGACGAATTTGAGGGTTTTAAAACGATCTCACTATTATCTCCGAAATATAGAATACTATTACTCCTCAAACTAAGTCCCTTATTTGAGATTAAAATCGGAAAATCAGGAAAAATAACAACCTTATGAAGATCAAGTGCCTTTTGAATAAAGTCTGTATAATCAGTACTACCATCTTTTTTAAAAGCTTTAGGCAATGCATT
It includes:
- a CDS encoding polysaccharide biosynthesis/export family protein encodes the protein MVYFQPDSTQITTVYEQYVPKIQKNDILTIVVTAADPKVTAPFNPLSTMTTSNMSQAVDMALRPTYTVDDKGDITLPMLGLVHIEGLTRLEAIEKLRKELSQYIKDPGVNMNFNNFRVSVLGEVARPGSFIMPTERLTVLEALGMAGDLTIRGVRENVTLIREVNGQKSMHRLDLTKQETLNSPYYYLAQNDVIYVEPNKSQINNSKLGANTNIIISIAGLLITVISVLTR
- a CDS encoding nucleotidyltransferase family protein, which codes for MYQVYNNLMDNKNQEVFLQLLRIGPWGKGTLLIRQPISNKDWSQIYSCATTQTVRRVIFDRFVHLEESQLPPQSLRLQWTIRIVQIERCNYKMNTVLASQFKNFTELGLDPILQKGEGVANWYLKPEHRVCGDILVF
- a CDS encoding nucleotidyltransferase family protein, whose protein sequence is MLKHMISFGIGLRQICDAARLYITYKDQIDAQALFQMYKEVGILKWVHILHHILTKHIGLPNDALPFSYPEDTQSDWMLTEIWHGGNFGYYDDRFVNGKTIKTIPVHPDGAKRLWSNFKRYFPYAPQEAIFFPIIKLYSKFIGIDRD
- a CDS encoding DegT/DnrJ/EryC1/StrS family aminotransferase encodes the protein MSDKIWLSSPHMGGRELNYIHEAFDANWVAPLGPNVNGFEEDLEEFLNADVKVAALSAGTAALHLALIECGVGYGDEVICQSMTFSASANPISYQGAIPVFIDSERDTWNMCPIALRDAISDRIAKGKKPKAIIVVHLYGMPAKMEEILTIANEFDIPVLEDAAEALGSTYKGKACGTFGRFGVLSFNGNKIITTSGGGALVCHSQEDKDKAVFLSTQARDDAPHYQHSHIGYNYRMSNICAGIGRGQMEVLAHRVEARRAMTDFYVNLFSSCPGVKVFIEPSEDFYSNHWLAAITIEPIEAGITREELRLALLEFNIESRPLWKPMHLQPVFEETPYYGSNIAEDLFDKGLCLPSGSNLTDEERIRIKTAIEQVFSK
- a CDS encoding acetyltransferase, whose amino-acid sequence is MYLFGASGHGKVIAEIAESNNLVVDGFFDTDFNKTKVLEYPVFHEVPSRKVEIIIAIGNNKVRKDIVNEYVNFEYAKLIHARSHISKRTSIGLGTVIMAGVTVNVDVSIGDHCIINTNASVDHDCVIADFVHISPNAALAGNVMIGEGTHIGIGAVVIQGVKIGEWCTIGAGAVIIIDIPDGCTVVGNPGKVIKK
- a CDS encoding sugar transferase; its protein translation is MYKHFFKRFFDFLASFFGLLLLSPLFVVVCIGLYFANDGKPFFLQARPGKGGRIFKIVKFKTMNDKKDAVGNLLSDAERLTPIGAFVRKTSLDEIPQLINVLKGDMSLIGPRPLLIQYLPLYNETQKRRHEVRPGITGWAQVNGRNAISWDRKFELDVWYVDHISLATDIKVFFTTFKKVFKSEGISADGHVTIEPFNGHN
- a CDS encoding glycosyltransferase family 4 protein; amino-acid sequence: MKTKIVRITTVPISLNLLLKGQLRFMGDNGFDVVGVSSPGEELAEVRDREGIRIAAIKMSRKITPFADFKSLLQLFFFLKNERPYIVHTHTPKAGIIGMIAAKLAGVPIRLHTVAGMPLMEATGIKRKILDLVEKLTYDAATGVYPNSKGLYDFIIQNHYTSKEKLNVICNGSSNGIDTSFFSRENLDEDELVKLKTSLMINEHDFVFVFIGRLVSDKGINELVSAFVQLNKPHVKLLLVGSLESDLDPLDKEIQVEIDNNPSIITVGFQRDVRPYFAISNVLVFPSYREGFPNVVMQAGSLGLPSIVSNINGCNEIIIEGQNGTIIPLKNADVVLEAMIRFVDDVNFYNNLKSKARKMITDRYEQKVVWNSLLTEYNRLLQKKGLKHV
- a CDS encoding right-handed parallel beta-helix repeat-containing protein — protein: MARILITSLIFLFFIKTEVNAQKFQYKSVTNEQFNDFRKLKNVSGEIQRSGFKLVNALPKAFKKDGSTDYTDFIQKALDLHKVVIFPDFPILISNKGLSLRSNSILYFGDNSEIVLKPSNSSSLSVLKLYNVQNVKLYNVKIKGDRQFSVSRKGEWAMGIRVQNSENIQIFSPYIRDCWGDGIYIGQDPKISRRTKNVSINGGVIDNCRRNGISITSGENITLTNILISNTNGTLPMSGLVIEPNSNLDYIKGINLRNLFSFNNAENGYMFTIAKLYGKKAQQVSIIGDNLIENYSKNGLNIGGLHWRYLGTFPPKGDITLSNIFLSGNKSPLIIGENFDKGINVNISQLKVIDSKSKSLRNNIQENSLKNLVKNKANVKVSFAN